Genomic segment of Panicum virgatum strain AP13 chromosome 2K, P.virgatum_v5, whole genome shotgun sequence:
AAAAGTTGACATTCTGGCCGCGCGGGAGACTGgtttgatgcgattgcccctgTCCATTCGGTTCCACTCCCGCATGCATGCCGTCCGCTCCACTCCCGCATGGCAGTAGCATTGATATCGCGCGTGGGCCGGCTCTCCTCGTTTCTCTCCCGCGCGCATTGATCGCGCGCCTCCCTCGCGCCCCGTCTCCACGCGCAGCCAGGAATATCCCTCGCTCCATCTCATTTGGCCAAGCGCCGCCATGGATTCCAGCCGGAAGCTCGATCACGGCTCGGCGTCGGTGTCCGCAGACTCGGATGAGACGTTCGCCGAGGACGTGTTCGTCGCCGAGGAGGTCCAGCCGGTCTCCGCGGACGTCGAGGTCGCCGCGGACTCCGTCGAGCTCGTCGCGGACTCCGTTCTGGAGGTCGCGGACTCCGTCGAGTCACCGCCGTCGTCATCAACTTCAtcgatgccgccgccgtcgtcttcgAGCGCCGGCAAGGGTGCGGTGTCGTCGTCATCTACAACATGTTCTACTTACCGATCGAAAAGCAAGGAAGCAAGGATGCAAGGAAACAAGAAAGCAAAGAAGCAAGAAAAGAAGCAAACTTACCGATGTCCTCCAGTAGAGGCTCATTGAGGTCCAGTACAGGCACGTTTAGATCGAAGGTCATTTGTGCGGGtgttttgtttgtgttgcaATCCGGCCAGGCGTATAAATATACGGACCCAATCGTCGTCCAAGCCGAAAACAAGGAGCAGCACCAAAAACTTCCAGCGAAAACGCGAGCGCGAAAACATCCACCGAGAAAAAATCGCGAAAACAAGGAGCGGCAAAACGTCCAGCGAGCGCCACACCGAAAACGTGAGCGCGAACGGCAAAAATCGCAGGTCCAGCGACAGCCCCGCACAGAGCCATGCAGTCCCATGAAAAACCCAAGCCGCAAAAAATTTTGAGGCCGCGGGGAATCGAACCTGCGCCACGCCGGTGACAGCAGCCATCACGCTGGGCTAGCGAATCCGCCCTTGGTTTGTTTCTCAGGTGAAGCATACCGCAACTACATTTAATAGGGGTAGACAGGGAAAAATTACCTCTTATTAATGACTCTTTGGTTACCACAATCATGTCCTAAACGTCAAGAATTGTGGGTATGGAGAGAGTACGACCATGTATGTACGCACGCGCACACACACCCCCTAGCGGACCATTTAATTTGGTAggcagcagtggcggaggtaggATTGGGATCAAGGGGGCTGAATCAATGGAGTTAGGGATTGAGATGGATTTTTAATGGTGAATTAATATTTTTGCTACAGTATTTTGAGTGTAATTATTTGTTTTAGGGGGTCTGGAGCCCCCAGCCCCTGTGCATCCGCCGCTGGTAGGCAGGCAAGGCTAGGCCAGCGCATGTGTACCTACATGATGTGCACTTTGCGGACCACTTGTGGCCTGTCCGGCACCTcctttattaattaattaacttgcATTTGGTCGCAACCCATCGCCATCACCCTGCagcgctagctagctagttggGTCCAAGTCCAATCGCACGTCCTGCTTGTGTGCTTGCAAAATTTTGCAAACCCTATGAGCTCGTGCAGCTGCATAGCAAATTAAAAGCAGTGGTACAAGCAGAAGCGACCACTACCAATGAATATGGAGACATATGCATGCATATGTCCTCATAGAGACCAAATATTTATTGAACTATTTGTGTtcataaaataaaattttgctttAGTTCCATAGGTTCTTTTTTAATTACACGATACAATGAGTAAAATTCACGGGCGGCCCTTGAACTTGGCCAAGagtgtcatcccggtccctatACTTAAAAAATGACCATCTACGTACACTAACTCGGCTCACACGTCCGAGCGGCCCCCAGCGCGGACCCGCGCGCCTCCGTGGCATGCCACGCTGGAATACCATTTCGCAaccccccccgcccccgccctgtTTCTTATCCTTCTCTCCCTCCTTTCTCTCCGCTCGCTCTGGTCGTCTCCTccattcgccgccgccgccgccattcggGATGGAGGTGGTGTAGGCTGCGGGTAATCGGGACGGAGGGGGTATCGTCGGCCGCGGGCGATTGGGACGGCGGTGGAGTCGTCGTCCGCCGTGGTGGTCGACGATGGCGCCAAAATTGCGAGGGAAGGCCGACCCTGCGCCTACGTACGGTGAGTTAACCACTCCTCCTCAATCTTGTGTAATGGGCGATGCAGCGCAGCGGTCGATTTCGTGGTATTAGCTATAGAAAGATTCAAACTTAGGGTTTTGTGTTGTCGATTTGGAGGTTTAGGGTTTTGCTGGGGTTTTGGGTTCCCGTATATGTGCTTAATTGTGAATTTTTGTTCACCGTAGTTCCTAATTCAGATGAGTTCACAGTGGAGATTCACCATGGTGGTTTCTTTGTTGGGTCCGGACAGTTGAAGTCATATCTGGATGAACAGGTGAACTGGTTTGATCACTGTGAAGTTGATACTTGGTCGAAATTATGGTTGGAGGATATGCTAGAGCAGCTAGGGTACTCAAATGGGCAAGATTTGAAGTGTTACTGGTTGTTACCAGGGAAGGAAATTGCTGATGGTTTAAGGATCATATCTGGTGATGCAGACACCAATGCAATGTGTTCAGTGGTTGATAGGATTAAGAACTTGCTTATTCTTGAGCGTGAAGGAGGGCATCACGAAGTCTTGAACCCTCGTGACCTggccttgctgatttttcttaAATCCCTTCAAGAGTTGTGCTTTGAAGTGCTCCCTGACCACCAAGTACTTTTGGCGCTCCTCCTCGTTGAGTTCCTCGATAGATGTGGAGATGTTGCCTTCGTCGAGGTCGATGATGACGCCCATCTTCTTTGAgaactagattagatcggtttaaaaatcagattaatctgtccccaacggagtcgccaaaaagtgtgttgacactaatttgcgccaacacactcgaaaacGCTAGAACGCACGGATCGTCGACACGATCTTCACCAACGGGCTCCCTGCgcatagaccggtcagaccggttgtagcgaccggtctgaccggtactccAGGGAGATCCGCGAAAacctaaaacctcgagctcgagagggaccccgtcggagctcgtggatctagaGTTGTTCTGAGATCAGCAGGCTACTCAGAACATCctcgaacgccgtagagacgagtgAAGAAAAGCAGATGAGATTGGAAaaattagggtttggaggtaAAAGGTAAAGGATAAATatgtgaatcgattgggattaccctcaatcggccgtgacccttcatatatatagggtggggaggtctgtacccgttaTGAGTCGGAACCCTATTAAATCTcttgtcaaaatacaactcctaactcggactgggcgtttcggaccggtctggccggtctctggaccggtctgaccgccctggaccggtctgaccggggtgcaggtcttccgggaggcataactccctcatccggactccgaattggacgttctatatatgcattttgatcgtctcgacgagatctaagcaatggtgcagtccaatttgcaatttgacaaacttgtctagtCTGGTCTGATCGGTTCATAtgagaggtctgaccggtctgtccagattgcccagaaaaccttagtcgtgccaattttgggtgttAACAGGCGGCCTGACAATATAGTTTGCTAATGCATCATCCGTGGATCGATCGACCAGGCCGGCGGGCCTTCGTACGCGGTGgagctggggcggctggacggGCTGAGCTCAAGGAAGAGCAGCGTGGACGGGAAGCTGCCGGCGCCCATCGTCAACCTGGACCAGCTGAACAAGATCTTCGCCGCCAACGGGCTCTCGCAGGCCGACATGATCGCCCTCTCCGGTACGTACGGTAACAACAAGCGACGATAGCTATAAAATTAATTCCAACCCCGTCTTACAAGCCAAGGCAACGGGCTCTGGTTAGTGATGATGCAGGCCGCTGTCAATCATCAGTGTTCAGTTGGCTCTGATGAGAAGCGCAGCACTTTGAGGAAATTGAAATTAAAAAAGAAGCTACCTTTCCACTTTGAGGATGGTGGGCGCGCTAACGCTGTGCCTGTAGAGAAGGCGTGGATGGTATGTGCTGTCAACACTATACCATTAGGGTAGTCATAGTGGCCGATAATTATATCGGGTGTAGGTTTGCTTGCCCCCCTTTTAATCATACAACACAGTTCAATCAAAAGGAAATTGCAAGGCTATCCGACGGCAGCCATACTGTTGAATAGTGTGGAAAGGACGGGTAGACTTACAAATAGTGTGGAAAGTCATGAATCATAGTTTATCCATAAAGATGGCTTAATATATAACCAGTTATTCAGATTTGCAAAGACTAAAGAAATTTACGTTGATCAAGAGCTATAGGATTTGCAAAGCATAAATGACTATATCATTGCATAGACACCAAATATAATAATAAGTATCAGTaccatggccttgtttggttctccTAGTGCACACAAGTCGAAAAAGGAATCTCGCATGCGTAgagtgctaaatgaagtctatttgcaaaacctttttaaagatggatataacttttcgcgaagaatctaatgatgataattaatcgattattggctacattgatgctacagtaaccatcatctaatcacgcggtcaaaggcttcattagattcttcagggttcctagcgcaggggttcttGTTGGTTTTGTAAAGTGATTTTAtttaacaccgtaattagcggtcaaagtgtcCTAGCACTCACTAGTGCagagaaccaaacagggcccatgTGCTGTAGGCAAGCAAAAAGGTTTAACTGTACCTATTACACCCTTCTTTGTGATAAGAATACTATTTAAGCCTCAATTCAAGACAATTCCTGCATAATGCAAATTACATCTTTCACCTTTTGAAAATCTACTCATATGCAAAAAGGTTTCAGTTCACCATGGTTGCGAAAATGAAACAACTAACAATAT
This window contains:
- the LOC120659178 gene encoding uncharacterized protein LOC120659178; translated protein: MDSSRKLDHGSASVSADSDETFAEDVFVAEEVQPVSADVEVAADSVELVADSVLEVADSVESPPSSSTSSMPPPSSSSAGKVPNSDEFTVEIHHGGFFVGSGQLKSYLDEQAGGPSYAVELGRLDGLSSRKSSVDGKLPAPIVNLDQLNKIFAANGLSQADMIALSGTYGNNKRR